The sequence below is a genomic window from Gouania willdenowi chromosome 12, fGouWil2.1, whole genome shotgun sequence.
TTGGCTTGCTACTGTAAGATGAGGGTGGGTCTCAACTCAAAACTAGTTAAAACACAGCCTTATGAAATAGGTCTGCACATCCACTCTCAGGTGTAGAACTCCACTTTGTTGTATCTGGCCTTGGTCATAGAAATAATGCACTCTCTGAGTATGTGCTCCCAGGTTTGGCACCAGTTTACAGTCCGTTCTAAGATCTGGTATCGAGTGGGCAACTTCTCCAAAGCCTGCAATGCCACGGGTGGGTCAATGTTGAGCCCTGCTTTCTGCACTGCTGCCTCAAACTTGGCAGGAGATGCTGTTGCAATGTAACACCTGCAATGAGAAGACATTCAACATACTTTACACCAAAACAAGATATGTTAGAACAGACATAAAATATTTATCATAGTGGTGGTCAATGTATGTTGTCttaagactgcattagataAATATCTCCGAGACTACGTGTCGCTCAATTTGGGAAAAGCAAGGAATGGTATTTCTTCAAACTTTGATTTTCATTGGTAAATGTTACGAGTTTTCTAATGCTCATTTCCAAAAAAGATCCTAAACATGCAGATTGACAAAACCcccaaaacacagaaatcaacaaaaatagtCATTGCTCTGAGGTAGGGCaaggcgatatggaccaaattTAATATCTCAATTTGTTTCATGAAAACAGCaacatacaatataaatcttgattttaaataataataataataatccatccaACTgttcttttcatgctgttctgagaagtagcaaaatcAACGCGTCAACAAGTATTTGGGGTGACCATGGATCAGTGGGTCATCCAAAAATCCAAGGGTTGGGAGCTGAAATCTCGCCCTATCCACGTTATTGTCGATGTGTCCTTGGGCCACGCTTCTGTCAccatgccccagggcagcttgTAGCTTAATGTAGCTTACcatatgactgatgtgagtgactggtgtgaatgaataatggtttctttACTCACTTTGAGTTTCCTcgaaaaaaaagcaatataaaTCCtagccattattattaatttaattcaaaatattattacaaaatgtacaacaaaattgTACAACAAAACTTAACAAAATAGGGAGCAATCCAAAAATTAATTATCTTCAACTTATTACTATGAAATGAATCTTTATATAGATATAGAGAAAAAATGTTAAGCTTAAAGAAAATCAAAGCTTCAAATAGAAGAGACATTTCTCCCTGAGTACTATCACCTTTGATTATCTATGGTAAACATTTAGTATTTCTTCTACCGTCTTACCTGTTGACTTCACTGCTGTAAGGACAGTGGTAGTGATGCCACacagcaacagctgtgtgagGACACAGCACATAGTGATTTTCTTCCCAACACCTTCTCATAGTCTCCAGGATGCCCTCGTCACTCACTGTGGCACTCCCAAGAGCTTGTGAGAGCTGGACGACAGGGAGGAGGCAGGTTAATGAAGCTACTTTGGCTGTTAAAGGGATTCTCCAATGTTttaacaaatgtggcctaaaacacagggtaaagtagtcccagttttaaatgttaatgaaaacaaatatggtgcacaataatgcgttttgttaggcatagatcttcgaataaggacatttcaaaggttttagatcacatttgtaaaaacagtggaggatccctttaaggttCCTCCAAGATGCTAAAAGTACCAAATTGTAGAGGTGTTCAGACAGTGTGAGTCTTTGGGAGCATTGAAACTCCATCATCATCGTTTTTACAGAAGATCCATCTTTGCCCAAAAGCAACCAGAACATTCTCTCCATGTTGTATGGGTCCTACAGGCAAAAGAGCACTCAGAAGAGTCACGGGCCACTTCATCTTTTTACATGGTAATCTCTCAAACTGGGCTTAAAGTAATCTTCagaaataatcatgaaattgAACAAGTACAGACCTGGATGTCGATAGCAGGGGCCAAAGTTTGTGCGACTTCAGCCGCCATGGAAAAGTCCCCACTGGTTACTGTCCTGTGAACTATGTCATTGGAGTttaccatggcaaccagctTCAGAGGCAGTCCCATTAATTTAACTATGTAGCCAGCTGCAATATCaaagagagtgagaacagaacACAGAATGTTACCAGTAAAAACAGCCTTTATTCAGaaatactgaaaaacaaataccAACAGCCTTTATcgtcattttacaacaaaactaATATACTATGGAATGATGTgcaaataataattacaaatcaagaaagaaactaaaaaatattaatgaagTGAAAATAGGAAGAGTATCAGGTAGGCTACGCATTGCAAAGAAGATTGTTGGGAATGAATTACTTACAGACGTTACCTTTCTATCAATAATGAAATGTTGTAAACATTTGTGGCATGACTGCTGCTATTTAAGGGTTCAGTGACACAGCACTCGGAAGTTACTTACAATTTTGAATGGCTTTTATTGCCAGCTTTAAGCACAGCCCCAGGATTGTATTTCTTTGCAGCAGTCGTTGGGGCTCTCGAGCGAGCTCCTAGTGGCCGGGTCTCTACCCATGGGCCCCAGCCGGGCAGATTCCAAAAGGATGATGTGGGCCCACCCTGTGAATTGGGCTGCGTACCTGGTTTGGTCACCTGGGGGCAACCTTTGAGGGTGGGGGTACTGTCAGGATTGTTCTAGTTGCCTGTTTAAGTTCTATTTAGTTTGTTAGGTTAAGTGTTTGATTGACATgtacatagtgtgtgtgtgggtgttggatctttggtgtgtgtgtagagAGTTGTCATACAGTGTGTTTCCCCTCTCTATGTCTCCGTGTTTGTCCTTGTATGTCTCATTCTCTGTCTTTGTCGCTGCATGTCTCCAGGTGTGCGTTTCTGTCACTCGTCTGTCAGGATCTCTGTGCTTGAGGTTTCCTGTTCCTCTAAGTTCCCTAATCCTTCTGTCTTCTATGTGTGTATTCTCTCTCTGGTCCGTGCCTACTTTGTGTAGATGTCTCTGAATACCCAATCAGACCCCACGTGCCCCCTCTGTTAATCTCCAGCAAACCTCAAACACATCCGAACTGGCTGCAAGATGAGCCTATCACAAGGCTCCTGCAGTGCCTCGCAGCTACTCTGGAGTCAAGACGAGTGAAGATTTAATGCCCTGGCTCCTCCACCAGTCCATCCTCCACCCACGAGTGAGTTCACCTGAGAAGGTATAAAGCCACCCAAAGTCCATACAACTTTGGACACGGGCCAGCTCGAAGGGGCTTGTGACTGGAAGTTGGTGGCAGATCTAAACCAGAGGCTTTGCTTCCCCACTGAGATCACCACAACAAACTAAAGACCAGACCTTGTGCTCTGGTCCTATTCACTTCGCATCGTGTACATCATAGAGCTTACCGTTCCCTGGGAGGCTGCTGTAGAGGAGGCCTTTGAACGCAAGAGCCTTAAGTACACTGAGTTAGCAGCTGATGCTAAACAATGCGGTTGGAAAACCAGTTGGTTCCTTAGAATAGCGATTTCACTCATCTACGTTGTAATCCCACTTTTATCATCTTAGAATTGCATCTCATTATGATTGAATTATcacattgtttgtttgattgaattATGTAATCAAAGGTTAATTTGTATTcttgattcctctgatttattgacttattgatttattgattatggTGTAGATTGCTGTTCAAATtaacttttccctggtttcaaatTATTGGGTTTAGTCTGAAAACTGGCACACTAGCATATtttaagtaatattaataatcgtaattaatattctcattcatataacccagAAATAATAACTAAGAGAAGCGACTCGGAATAGAACGGGTGCACCGCACTGGACCTCCACCGGACCCGATTTAGAAGTAACCTCCGTGCGGTCTTGGTGAGGCATAATGATTATATGGACAGACAGAAGATATTACTGCAAGAATCAAGGGAAGAGTAACACTGGATGGACGAGGAGTGTCTTTCTATCAGGACTTTTCTGCAGACGTGGTAAAGCGCAGATAAGAGTCGGCAGGTGCACGACAAAGGCTTCGGGAAGCAGGGGTTAAATACGCCTATCTCTACCCGGCTGTGATCAAAATCCCCCCCCCAGCGGACAACCGATTACCCTTTCTACAATGAAGGAAGTTGCTGACTACATTAAGACATTGCCAAGCATTGGATAAACAATCCACCGCTTCCATTAACAGGTACAATGTTAGAAAGTGGTTAAACTATCGACATTGTGACTCCACAGCTGTAATAAGACTATGAAGATAAGCTAACTAGTGAcaattgagggaaaaaaagactGTTATATCCCCCTCAACCTTCTAATTCGCCGTGGACGTGTTGtcccgaacctgataggaagagatggaatccaccctactttggagggagcatctctactatcagaaaacatggcacagtcactgttatgacatctcatgaatgagaccatgttacagaggtggagtcctgcacgcccctctgcgcttgccttcggacagtttccctcccattgctattatgctattatgatagctgtgttcatcgccatgacaactgttgtgacggtgatgaatattattttatggagacggtgtctgtcccccgacccaaatttcacaatgattttaacataaaatcaaataaaagaggtatcaattataaaaatctgaaaaaaattaaaatctcaaatatagaaacaccaaaacataaaaccattagatgtgctctattaaatattagatcactgagatccaaatctctactagtaaatgaccttatctcagaaaataactttgatttattctgtttaactgaaacatggctgtatcaagatgaatatgttagtttaaatgaagccactactcccagtcatttaaatactcatatgccacgagacataggccgtggaggtggtgtagcagctatttatcattcctctctcctaatctatcctaaaccaaaggccaattacacttcctttgaaagcctggttctaaatttatttCATACctaatcaaaaacctgccaccCAGTCTTATTTGcaataatttaccgtcctccaggcccttattctgaatttctatcagaattctctgagtttatatcaaacttagtcctcagttctgataaaatactgatagtaggaaaTTTTAATATCtatgttgacaaagatagtgatagcctgagctcagcctttatgtccctaatagactcagttggcttttttcaaactattaatgaagctactcatcgtttaaatcatactcttgatcttgttctaacatatggccttgatattaatgaactaaaagtctaccctgaaaatcctctgctatcagatcactttttactatcttttaacattatcctagaggatctcgcactgtgcaataaaatagttacgagtagaaatctgtccaatagtgctgtggctaaatttaaagaggccattcctgctgccttaaactcagtgcaccatccaataaataactatgatattaattataacccctctcaactggatctgcttgtcgatagctctgctagtctactaaaatccaccttggactcaattgccccattgagggaaaaaactattaaacgtcagaggaaagctccgtggtttagctctgaaactcacacactcaaacaaacaacccgtaaattagagagaatgtggcgctccaataaaacagagtcacaaatactctggcaagaaagccatagtaaatacatgacagccttacgacatagtcgatctacatactactcctcactaattgaagaaaataaaaataatccgaggtaccttttcagcactgtagccaggctaacacaaagtcagagctctattgagcccatgattcctctagccctcagctgtgaggactttgacattttttaacgataaaattcacaagattagagataaaattagccactccctgccttcacctgggcctgctgtaccattaaatgtaaataggcctaacctaaactgtttcacacatataggacttcaggaacttaactctattatttcatcctccaaaccatcgacctgcctttcagatccgatcccaactaagctgtttaaagaagatgttcccctggtctgcccatctttgttagagacaataaatatatccctatcaataggctacgtgccacagtcctttaaagtagctgtaatcaaaccccttctcaaaaaacctactcttgattccagcactttagatTTTGGTAGGTAATGTACATGCGCCTAATGTTCACGATGATTACTTTTTTGCGCTCCTTATCAGTAAAATAGCTGAAAAGGACTGTGACAATATAATAATCCGTAATGACTTCAATTGCGCTCTCTCTCCCGTTTTTGACCGGAATCCTCCTAAAACTACTCAAAGTCCAGCAAGGTTTTATTCAATTTTCTTGAAGTGTTTAATTTACTTGACAGCTGGAGACAATTAAATCAGAACACTAAAAGCTACACATTCTATTCTCCACCCCACCTGCCCCACTCTTGTAttgattatatatttatatcaaaaTACCTGGTTAACTTAGTGGAAGTAACTGACATTGGACCCATCGCTCTCTCAGACCATGCTCATGTCATCTTAGAAATGCAACCTATTAGGCCTTTAGAAAGCTCACTTTCAAAGAAAATTATTCCAACCTTGTTTTATGATGATACCTTCATCCATTTTCTAGAAGCTCAGACAGATTTATATTTGGAAATAAATGACAACTCTGTGTCAGATCCAAGAGTGATATGGGAAGCATATAAAACCTATATGTGAGGTATGATCATATCATATTAGTACAAGAAGAACTTAAAGTTCAAAAGGGAATTAGAAGGCTGGAGCAAGATTTCTTTGTATCAAAATCAGATGAGACATTAAAAGATTTAAAGAGAACCAGACTAAAACTTGCTGATTTATTAACAAAGAAGGCTGAATCAGATATTTTGTTTGCTAAGCAAACAATATTTGAATTTGGCAATAAaccaaatacaatttttggttCGTTTCGCAAGAaattttcccccaaaatatttttttctctacagtaTCTGATGACCAAACTTGTATAACAAACAACATAGAAATTTATGaatgttttaaaactttttatgAGAAACTGTACAGTTCTGAAACAGCTTAACAGTGATCACTTTTTGGACAGATTAGAAATGCCACAATTGACAGATGAACGTGCAATATTATTAGAAGTGCCAGTTACCATACAAGAAATTGATGAGGCAATATCATCACTTCAGTCCAGCAAAAGCCCAGGGGCTGACGGATTTTGCACAGAGTTTTATGAAGTATTGAAAAGTCAAACAAATAAATTGCTACAACATACATTCAATAAGTCTTTTGAGGAGGGAGAACTCCCCAGTGATGTCACAGAGGTGAGCGTGAGACCAGACCCTGAGGTAAGCACATCAAGCCCCGCTTGACATCTTTGCTCTGTCTGCTGTGACACCCGTGAATGGCACAGGTGTTAACTATTGTCCGATTTTTCCATGTGTGTACTAGCGCAGCCACGCATTTTCTAGCATGGACACCATATATGTATATGATGTTTGTGTTTGCTTGCCCCTAAACATGACACTGGGGCACCCAGATGTGACGTCAGTGAATACTGTCTATaatttggacacccctggtttagattaAAGCATATTCAAAGTCCAGAAGGGCTTAGTCAAAGTCCAGACTTTAATCCAATTGAAATTCTCTGGCAACACTGTAAAATTGCTGTTCAGATGCTACCCATTAAATCTGACTGAGCTGGAGCAGTTTTGCAAAGAAAATGCGCAAAAACAGGCAGTCTGTAGATGTGAAGTTTGTAAAAACATGTGCCAAAAGACTTGATCGTACCTAACAGTGGCTCTACAAAGTTTTGATTCAGGGAGGCTGAATACTTTTGCACAACAagcttttcagttttttattgtcCATGTATCATTCTAAGTTACAAATATGCGGCATGTTGTGTTGGTCTAAAATTCTAATATATTTTGTAACATAATACATTTGGGGTTGTAATGTGACAAAATTTGTTGTAGGGGAATGAATACTTTTGCAAGTACAATCTTGTCAATTCTCAagtatcatatacagtataaactcataattaaacaattgAATCTAGATACGTTTTCTTTACATtagttgtgaaatgtgtttaaatcaACTCATTTATTGCTGTATGATTGTTTTAAACATATTCTAGTGATTTTGATTTTAGTAAAAAGCCCACCTGCAATGTTTCCTGCTCCACCTGTAGGAACCACTACCTCCATCGGCGGCAGCTGGTCGTGTACCTTGGCCTGCTCCATATCACTCAATTCGATGTAGGCATAGATGAAGTGAGCTAGCTGGATCATAACTCTAGCCCAGTTGACTGAATTGAGGCTCATGAGGCTATGAGACGAGACAAAGTCCTGGTCAGCAAACAGACGGCGGAGCGGCTGGTCAATGTCATCTGAGCTTCCGTGCGCTGCATAACAAAGACTTTAAATTGACAAAAGCTTCCAAATATAAAGATCCTTCAGTTTATTAAGAGATGTACCTGCAAACACATGCACATTGTCCTCTAGGCAGGAGatcatgtgtttttcttgtacaGGAGTTATGCGTCCTAGGGGGTAAACCACCACCAAATCCAGCCCAGGAAGGCCTTTTGCACTCTGAATGGCTGAGCCACCAGTGTCCCCTGACGTCCCTGCAGAAGACAATTGTTTGAAATGCTTCAATTTAATCACACATACTATCTCTGGGCTGTATTATGAaaggtaaatataaatataaaggaaaTGGAATGTGTGATAAATATCTAAAGTTTGGAGACAATTAATATGAAGGTTGGATATGTTAAGGAAAAACCAGGTTTGTTTTTTACCTAATTTTGATTATTGGTATGTTTATCTTGATTCCACCTTTATATCTGTTTGGTCCGGATTTTCTATTAATTAACTAATAAATACCTAATTAATATTTACTTTGGATTTACCTACATCCAAAAGCACAATAATTACTTTTTGTGGCACTTACCTACAACAACAGTAGCTCGTCGGTTTTCTTTTCGCAGGAAGTAGTTGATGAAGCGCACAGTGCAGGTCATACTCAAGTCCTTGAAGGCCAATGTTTCTCCATGGAAAAGCTCCAGGACTGACAGGCCATCCTTTAACCT
It includes:
- the thnsl2 gene encoding threonine synthase-like 2; amino-acid sequence: MQYCSTRGGVHGWSFKEVLFSGYAPDGGMFMPESVPVLSTDTLRGWKGLSYNKIVTEVTSLFIPPQLIPRGDLEVLVDEALSSFSIPEVVRIARLKDGLSVLELFHGETLAFKDLSMTCTVRFINYFLRKENRRATVVVGTSGDTGGSAIQSAKGLPGLDLVVVYPLGRITPVQEKHMISCLEDNVHVFAAHGSSDDIDQPLRRLFADQDFVSSHSLMSLNSVNWARVMIQLAHFIYAYIELSDMEQAKVHDQLPPMEVVVPTGGAGNIAAGYIVKLMGLPLKLVAMVNSNDIVHRTVTSGDFSMAAEVAQTLAPAIDIQDPYNMERMFWLLLGKDGSSVKTMMMEFQCSQRLTLSEHLYNLLSQALGSATVSDEGILETMRRCWEENHYVLCPHTAVAVWHHYHCPYSSEVNRCYIATASPAKFEAAVQKAGLNIDPPVALQALEKLPTRYQILERTVNWCQTWEHILRECIISMTKARYNKVEFYT